A region from the Pseudomonas promysalinigenes genome encodes:
- a CDS encoding FadR/GntR family transcriptional regulator, whose product MTEQQVQARTRRKPRSLAQELVTVLTERIRSGQLKRGDKLPTESQIMAEEGVSRTVVREAISRLQAAGQVETRHGIGTFVLDAPATGGFRIDPATVVTLREVLAVLELRIALEIEAAGLAAQRRSDEELAGMRAALDELNEGAAHANDAVSADFQFHLRIAQASGNHYFADILNHLGTSIIPRTRLNSARLAHDDQAHYMSRLMHEHEAIYESISRRDSEGAKMAMRMHLSNSRERLRQAHEQAEAQGA is encoded by the coding sequence AGCAGCAGGTACAGGCTAGGACCCGGCGCAAGCCGCGCAGTCTGGCTCAGGAACTGGTCACGGTGCTGACCGAGCGCATTCGCAGCGGCCAACTCAAGCGCGGCGACAAGCTACCGACCGAATCGCAGATCATGGCCGAGGAGGGTGTCAGCCGCACCGTGGTGCGTGAGGCGATCTCCCGGCTGCAGGCGGCGGGGCAAGTCGAGACGCGACACGGTATCGGCACCTTCGTGCTGGATGCACCAGCGACTGGCGGCTTTCGAATCGACCCGGCGACCGTGGTTACCTTGCGCGAGGTGCTGGCGGTGCTGGAGCTGCGCATCGCCCTGGAAATCGAAGCGGCGGGCCTTGCGGCACAGCGGCGCAGCGATGAAGAACTGGCGGGTATGCGCGCGGCGCTGGACGAACTCAACGAGGGTGCTGCCCACGCCAACGATGCGGTGTCGGCAGACTTCCAGTTCCATTTACGTATTGCCCAGGCCAGCGGCAACCATTACTTCGCTGATATTCTCAACCACTTGGGCACCAGTATCATTCCGCGTACCCGGTTGAATTCGGCACGTTTGGCCCACGACGACCAGGCCCACTACATGAGCCGACTGATGCATGAACATGAAGCGATCTATGAAAGCATTTCGCGGCGCGACAGCGAAGGGGCGAAAATGGCCATGCGCATGCATCTGAGCAATAGCCGCGAGCGTTTGCGTCAGGCCCATGAGCAAGCCGAGGCGCAAGGGGCCTGA
- the garD gene encoding galactarate dehydratase, whose amino-acid sequence MQLIEHSDSPRYVRLHENDNVVVVVNDGGLGEGARFADGLTLVEAVPQSHKVATVTIAKGEAVRRYGQVIGYALEDLHQGSWVQESQLAMPAAPELDSLPRCDAVPAALPPLEGFTFEGFRNADGTVGTRNILGITTTVQCVTGVLEHAVKRIRSELLPKYPNVDDVIAITHSYGCGVAINARDAYIPIRTVRNLARNPNLGGEALVISLGCEKLQAGQVMHDGDPSVDLSEPWLYRLQDATLGFSEMIEQIMGLADTRLKKLDQRRRETVPASELILGMQCGGSDAFSGITANPALGFAADLLVRAGATVLFSEVTEVRDAIYMLTSRAENQEVAAALVREMDWYDRYLQQGAADRSANTTPGNKKGGLSNIVEKSLGSIVKSGSGAIQGVLGPGERVNRKGLIFCATPASDFVCGTLQLAAGMNLHVFTTGRGTPYGLAMAPVVKVCTRTELAQRWPDLIDIDAGSIASGRSTIETLGWELFHYYLDVASGRKQTWAEQHRLHNDITLFNPAPIT is encoded by the coding sequence ATGCAGTTGATCGAACATTCCGATTCGCCCCGCTACGTACGCCTGCACGAGAACGATAACGTCGTGGTCGTAGTGAACGACGGTGGCCTAGGTGAAGGGGCGCGGTTCGCCGACGGCCTGACGCTGGTCGAAGCTGTACCACAAAGCCACAAGGTTGCGACCGTAACCATCGCGAAGGGTGAGGCGGTGCGACGTTACGGGCAAGTCATCGGCTACGCGCTGGAAGACCTGCACCAGGGCAGTTGGGTGCAGGAAAGCCAACTGGCAATGCCTGCTGCACCGGAGCTCGATAGCCTGCCGCGCTGCGACGCAGTCCCGGCTGCCCTGCCGCCACTAGAGGGCTTCACCTTCGAAGGTTTTCGCAACGCCGACGGCACTGTCGGCACCCGCAACATCCTTGGCATCACCACCACTGTGCAATGCGTAACCGGCGTGCTGGAGCACGCGGTCAAACGTATCCGCAGCGAACTGCTGCCCAAGTATCCCAACGTCGACGACGTGATAGCCATCACCCACAGTTACGGTTGCGGCGTGGCAATCAACGCGCGCGATGCGTACATCCCGATCCGCACTGTGCGCAACCTGGCGCGCAACCCCAACCTGGGAGGCGAAGCGCTGGTAATCAGCCTGGGCTGCGAAAAGCTCCAGGCCGGGCAGGTCATGCACGATGGCGACCCTTCGGTTGACCTAAGTGAACCGTGGCTGTATCGCTTGCAGGACGCCACACTTGGCTTCAGCGAAATGATCGAACAGATCATGGGCCTGGCCGACACCCGCCTGAAAAAACTCGACCAACGCCGCCGCGAAACCGTCCCGGCCAGCGAATTGATTCTTGGCATGCAGTGCGGTGGCAGCGACGCCTTCTCCGGCATCACCGCCAACCCGGCGCTGGGCTTTGCCGCCGACCTGCTGGTGCGTGCAGGCGCCACAGTACTGTTCTCGGAAGTGACCGAGGTGCGTGATGCCATCTACATGCTCACTTCCCGCGCCGAGAACCAAGAAGTCGCCGCCGCCTTGGTACGCGAGATGGACTGGTACGACCGTTACCTGCAACAAGGTGCGGCAGACCGTAGCGCCAACACCACGCCGGGCAACAAGAAAGGCGGCTTGTCGAATATCGTCGAAAAGTCCCTCGGTTCGATCGTCAAATCTGGCAGCGGCGCCATCCAGGGCGTCCTTGGCCCAGGTGAGCGGGTCAACCGCAAGGGCCTGATCTTCTGCGCCACCCCGGCCAGCGACTTCGTCTGCGGCACCCTGCAACTGGCTGCTGGCATGAACCTGCATGTATTCACCACTGGCCGGGGCACGCCGTATGGCTTGGCCATGGCGCCTGTGGTCAAGGTCTGTACCCGTACCGAACTGGCTCAGCGCTGGCCCGATTTGATCGACATAGACGCAGGCAGCATCGCCAGCGGTCGCTCGACCATCGAGACCCTGGGCTGGGAGCTGTTCCACTACTACCTGGACGTTGCCAGCGGCCGTAAGCAGACCTGGGCTGAACAACACCGCCTGCATAACGACATCACCTTGTTCAATCCGGCACCCATTACCTGA
- a CDS encoding aldehyde dehydrogenase (NADP(+)): MPEILGHNFIAGQRSAAGPQRLQSLDATTGEALPYSFAQATDGEVDQAANAAKAAFAEFRQLSPTRRAEFLEAIAAELDELDDSFVAIVCRETALPAARIQGERGRTSGQMRLFAQVLRRGDFLGARIDLALPERKPLPRVDLRQMRIGVGPVAVFGASNFPLAFSTAGGDTAAAFAAGCPVVFKAHSGHMATADLVGTAIIRAAERTGMPQGVFNMIFGSRVGETLVKHPAIQAVGFTGSLNGGDALCRMAAERPQPIPVFAEMSSINPVIILPGALAKRGEAIAGELAGSVCMGAGQFCTNPGMVIGLRSPQFSQLLTNLGQQLDAQAGQTMLNAGGLRSYVGGLEHLQAHAGIQHLAGQAQEGSQARAQLFKADASLLINADPLLQEEVFGPTTVAVEVQDDDQLRAALLGLRGQLTATLIGEAEDFEAYAWLVPLLEEKVGRILINGYPTGVEVCDAMVHGGPYPATSDARGTSVGTLAIDRFLRPVCYQNYPQALLPEALRDSNPLGLRRLVNGQWSEGSI, encoded by the coding sequence ATGCCAGAGATCCTCGGCCACAACTTCATCGCAGGTCAACGCAGCGCCGCCGGCCCGCAACGCTTGCAGAGCCTGGACGCCACCACCGGCGAGGCCCTGCCTTACAGCTTTGCCCAAGCCACTGATGGCGAAGTCGATCAGGCCGCTAACGCTGCCAAGGCCGCTTTTGCTGAGTTCCGTCAACTGAGCCCGACGCGGCGCGCCGAATTCCTCGAAGCGATCGCCGCCGAACTGGACGAGCTCGATGACAGTTTCGTCGCCATCGTCTGCCGCGAAACTGCCCTTCCAGCCGCTCGCATCCAGGGCGAACGCGGCCGCACCAGCGGCCAAATGCGCCTGTTCGCCCAAGTGCTACGCCGCGGGGATTTCCTAGGGGCCCGGATCGACCTAGCCCTACCTGAGCGCAAGCCGCTGCCACGGGTCGACCTACGTCAGATGCGCATTGGTGTCGGGCCTGTCGCGGTATTTGGCGCCAGCAACTTCCCGTTGGCCTTCTCCACCGCCGGTGGTGATACCGCAGCCGCCTTCGCCGCCGGTTGCCCGGTGGTTTTCAAGGCCCACAGCGGCCACATGGCCACCGCAGACCTGGTGGGCACGGCGATCATCCGCGCCGCCGAGCGCACCGGCATGCCCCAAGGCGTGTTCAATATGATCTTCGGCAGCCGTGTTGGCGAAACGCTTGTGAAGCACCCGGCCATCCAGGCCGTAGGCTTCACCGGCTCGCTGAACGGTGGTGACGCGTTGTGCCGCATGGCTGCAGAACGCCCACAGCCGATTCCGGTGTTCGCCGAAATGTCGAGCATCAACCCGGTGATCATCCTGCCCGGTGCCCTGGCCAAGCGTGGCGAAGCCATCGCGGGCGAATTGGCAGGCTCTGTGTGCATGGGCGCAGGCCAGTTCTGCACCAACCCAGGGATGGTAATCGGCCTGCGCTCGCCACAGTTCAGTCAACTGCTGACAAATCTGGGGCAGCAGCTGGATGCCCAAGCCGGCCAGACCATGCTCAATGCTGGCGGCCTGCGAAGCTACGTAGGCGGGTTGGAGCATTTGCAAGCCCATGCCGGCATCCAGCATCTGGCTGGTCAAGCCCAGGAAGGCAGTCAGGCCCGCGCGCAACTCTTCAAAGCCGATGCCAGCCTGCTGATCAACGCCGATCCGCTGCTGCAGGAAGAAGTGTTCGGCCCGACCACCGTGGCTGTGGAGGTGCAGGACGACGACCAGTTGCGCGCCGCACTGCTCGGGCTGCGTGGCCAGCTTACCGCCACATTGATCGGCGAGGCTGAAGACTTCGAGGCCTATGCGTGGCTGGTGCCTTTGCTGGAGGAAAAAGTCGGCCGCATTCTAATCAACGGATACCCGACCGGCGTTGAAGTGTGCGACGCGATGGTGCATGGCGGCCCTTACCCGGCTACCTCCGATGCCCGCGGCACGTCGGTTGGCACCCTGGCCATCGACCGTTTCCTGCGCCCGGTGTGCTATCAGAACTACCCGCAGGCGTTGCTGCCCGAAGCACTGCGCGACAGCAACCCGCTTGGGCTGCGCCGCTTGGTCAACGGGCAGTGGAGCGAAGGCTCGATTTAA